In one Vulgatibacter incomptus genomic region, the following are encoded:
- the prmA gene encoding 50S ribosomal protein L11 methyltransferase, with translation MPKYLALTFDVPAELCELAASLLHDADAQGVEIRDREVLPPPGMTPVPEGRAVAIGYFGDEVEGDPILAEVRAELEAQAEGQEIRAGLERLDDQNWSETWKLHFQPLHVGGRLWVLPPWERAPEGQIAVVIEPGMAFGTGGHATTALCLEGTLEALERRPSASAADIGCGSGILGIAAAKLGAKRVVMIDNDPVAVAVAKENAVANGCPSIATSDRPVESLGERFDLVLANILAGTLVELAEPIAACVAEGGDLLLSGILVSQAADVRAAYENQGLRAREQRISGEWALVWMERVAA, from the coding sequence GTGCCCAAGTACCTGGCGCTCACGTTCGACGTGCCCGCCGAGCTCTGCGAGCTCGCCGCTTCGCTCCTTCACGACGCCGACGCCCAGGGCGTCGAGATCCGCGATCGGGAAGTCCTCCCGCCTCCCGGTATGACCCCGGTCCCGGAGGGGCGCGCGGTCGCGATCGGGTACTTCGGCGACGAGGTCGAGGGCGATCCGATCCTCGCCGAGGTTCGGGCCGAGCTCGAGGCGCAGGCGGAGGGGCAGGAGATCCGCGCCGGCCTCGAGCGCCTGGACGATCAGAACTGGTCGGAGACCTGGAAGCTCCACTTCCAGCCGCTGCACGTAGGCGGGCGGCTCTGGGTGCTGCCGCCGTGGGAGCGCGCGCCCGAGGGCCAGATCGCCGTGGTGATCGAGCCCGGAATGGCGTTCGGCACCGGCGGGCACGCCACCACCGCGCTCTGCCTGGAGGGGACGCTCGAGGCCCTCGAACGCCGTCCGTCCGCCAGCGCCGCCGACATCGGCTGCGGGAGCGGCATCCTCGGGATCGCCGCGGCGAAGCTGGGCGCGAAGCGGGTCGTGATGATCGACAACGATCCCGTCGCGGTCGCCGTCGCGAAGGAGAACGCTGTCGCCAACGGGTGCCCGTCGATCGCGACCTCGGATCGCCCGGTGGAGTCGCTCGGCGAGCGCTTCGATCTGGTCCTCGCGAACATTCTCGCCGGGACGCTGGTGGAGCTCGCCGAGCCGATCGCGGCATGTGTCGCCGAGGGAGGGGATCTTCTCCTCTCCGGAATCCTCGTGAGCCAGGCAGCCGACGTTCGGGCGGCCTACGAGAATCAGGGCCTACGCGCGCGCGAGCAGCGGATCTCGGGCGAGTGGGCGCTCGTCTGGATGGAGCGCGTGGCGGCCTAG
- a CDS encoding M16 family metallopeptidase — translation MQYRLPNGLTVILEQNRAAPVVALQAWVQVGSADESDREAGLAHLHEHMLFKGTNRRGPGEIARDIESRGGEVNAWTSFDQTVYHLTIASSFFEEGLEVLTDQVRDSVFDPDELSREIEVVIEEIKRAGDMPSRRASRALFESAYTAHTYGRPVIGFPETVRSFTRDDVLGFYRRHYTPDNVALVIVGDFDPEKARARIDALWGDAKGRHGGRHARTPEPEPTGFRTKVMREAVQETHLALAWPIPHILSDDLVALDLAAAVLGNGDSARLVQEVKRDRHLCNEIYSYAYTPKDPGLFVVGAALRHEQAPATIREALRQVYRLRAEGPSGKELEVAKHLVESEQIWQRETVQGVARKLGFYETVTGSLDFERRYYEALRSVTSDQIRDVCDRFLRSSRLNAILLGGEELPLGEEEVAAIAEEEERGVPSRRQAAAAPPPRPAAAAEVPPTFPKKARTPGAAGIFRERLASGATVLVKPEPSVPVVAVRAAFLGGLRFEDERTNGINHLLARTITKGTGKRSAKELAALSDELAASFVGASGRNSFGFRGDFLATKFEPAFRLFAECLRDPGFGDREVERERALQLEEIRTRDDSPASVAFDLFSRALYTRHPYRFDPLGTAESLAAFDPAAIGSWYEGRYGADNLVLSIVGDVEPNTAFGLAEELFGEWASKRATPPVVGIEPSPAEARRASRQMDKQQAHLILGFLGARFQDPERHALGVLASVLAGQGGRLFFELRDKRSMAYSVTAFNLEGIDHGYFGVYIGTSPEKLADAEAGIRDELAKVIAQPITDEELLRAQRYLVGSHAIGLQRNDARAASIALDEAYGLGAESFSLYRERIEAVTREQVQDAAKRYLDLDRSVVAVVSPSA, via the coding sequence GTGCAGTACCGGCTCCCCAACGGCCTCACCGTCATCCTGGAACAGAATCGGGCCGCACCCGTCGTCGCGCTGCAGGCCTGGGTCCAGGTTGGCTCCGCCGACGAGTCGGATCGCGAGGCCGGGCTCGCCCACCTGCACGAGCACATGCTCTTCAAGGGAACGAACCGGCGCGGTCCCGGTGAGATCGCCCGCGACATCGAGTCCCGCGGCGGCGAGGTCAACGCGTGGACGAGCTTCGACCAGACCGTCTACCACCTCACGATCGCGTCCTCGTTCTTCGAGGAGGGCCTGGAGGTGCTCACCGATCAGGTCCGCGACTCCGTCTTCGATCCCGATGAGCTCTCGCGCGAGATCGAGGTGGTGATCGAGGAGATCAAGCGGGCGGGTGACATGCCGTCGCGCCGCGCCTCGCGCGCCCTCTTCGAGAGCGCGTACACCGCCCACACCTATGGGAGGCCGGTGATCGGCTTCCCCGAGACGGTGCGGAGCTTCACGCGGGACGACGTCCTCGGCTTCTACCGTCGTCACTACACCCCGGACAACGTCGCGCTGGTGATCGTGGGCGATTTCGATCCCGAGAAGGCCCGCGCGCGGATCGACGCGCTCTGGGGCGACGCGAAGGGACGGCACGGCGGCCGGCACGCGCGTACCCCGGAGCCCGAGCCGACCGGGTTCCGGACCAAGGTGATGCGCGAGGCGGTCCAGGAGACGCACCTCGCCCTCGCGTGGCCGATCCCCCACATCCTCTCGGATGATCTCGTCGCCCTCGACCTCGCCGCGGCGGTCCTCGGAAACGGAGACAGCGCGAGGCTGGTACAGGAGGTGAAACGGGATCGGCACCTCTGCAACGAGATCTACTCGTACGCCTACACGCCGAAGGACCCCGGCCTCTTCGTCGTCGGCGCCGCGCTCCGGCACGAGCAGGCGCCGGCCACGATCCGCGAGGCGCTGAGGCAGGTCTACCGCCTGCGGGCCGAAGGGCCGTCGGGGAAGGAGCTCGAGGTCGCCAAGCACCTCGTCGAGTCCGAGCAGATCTGGCAGCGGGAGACCGTGCAGGGTGTGGCGCGAAAGCTCGGCTTCTACGAGACCGTCACCGGCTCGCTCGACTTCGAGAGGCGCTACTACGAGGCCCTCCGCAGCGTCACCTCCGACCAGATCCGCGACGTCTGCGATCGCTTCCTCCGGTCGAGCCGATTGAACGCGATCCTGCTCGGCGGCGAGGAGCTCCCGCTCGGCGAAGAGGAGGTCGCGGCGATCGCGGAGGAAGAGGAGCGAGGGGTCCCGTCCCGCCGCCAGGCGGCAGCGGCGCCTCCTCCGCGGCCGGCCGCGGCTGCGGAAGTCCCGCCGACCTTCCCGAAGAAGGCCCGGACCCCGGGCGCGGCGGGGATCTTCCGCGAGAGGCTGGCCTCCGGCGCGACCGTCCTCGTGAAGCCCGAGCCCTCCGTCCCGGTGGTCGCGGTCAGGGCCGCCTTCCTCGGCGGGCTCCGCTTCGAGGACGAGAGGACAAACGGAATCAACCACCTTCTCGCCCGCACGATCACGAAGGGGACCGGGAAGCGGAGCGCCAAGGAGCTCGCCGCTCTCTCCGACGAGCTGGCGGCCTCGTTCGTCGGGGCGTCCGGACGGAATTCCTTCGGATTCCGGGGCGACTTCCTCGCGACGAAGTTCGAGCCCGCGTTCCGCCTCTTCGCCGAGTGCCTCCGCGATCCCGGCTTCGGCGACCGGGAGGTCGAGCGGGAGCGAGCACTCCAGCTCGAGGAGATCCGGACGCGGGACGACAGCCCCGCCAGCGTGGCCTTCGATCTCTTCTCGCGAGCCCTCTACACCCGCCATCCGTACCGCTTCGATCCGCTCGGCACGGCGGAGAGCCTCGCCGCCTTCGACCCCGCCGCCATCGGTTCCTGGTACGAGGGCCGGTACGGCGCCGACAACCTCGTGCTCTCGATCGTCGGCGACGTCGAGCCGAACACGGCCTTCGGCCTCGCCGAGGAGCTCTTCGGAGAGTGGGCCTCGAAGCGCGCGACTCCCCCCGTAGTCGGGATCGAGCCATCCCCCGCAGAGGCCCGCCGAGCCTCCCGCCAGATGGACAAGCAGCAGGCTCACCTGATCCTCGGCTTCCTCGGAGCCCGCTTCCAGGATCCGGAGCGGCACGCCCTCGGCGTGCTCGCGAGCGTCCTCGCCGGCCAGGGAGGCAGGCTCTTCTTCGAGCTGCGCGACAAGCGTTCGATGGCCTACTCGGTCACCGCGTTCAACCTCGAGGGCATCGACCACGGTTACTTCGGCGTCTACATCGGGACCTCGCCGGAGAAGCTGGCGGACGCCGAGGCCGGCATCCGCGACGAGCTCGCGAAGGTGATCGCCCAGCCCATCACCGACGAGGAGCTCCTCCGGGCGCAGCGGTACCTCGTCGGCAGCCACGCGATCGGCCTGCAGCGGAACGACGCGCGCGCCGCATCGATCGCCCTGGACGAGGCCTACGGCCTCGGCGCCGAGAGCTTCTCGCTCTACCGGGAGCGGATCGAAGCCGTCACGCGAGAGCAGGTCCAGGACGCCGCCAAGCGCTACCTCGATCTCGACCGGAGCGTAGTCGCGGTGGTCTCGCCTTCCGCCTAG
- the hemW gene encoding radical SAM family heme chaperone HemW: MVSFASRFGVYVHFPYCLSKCPYCDFASVVAESIPHERYAKAIAAELALRAAEHGRPEHGVESLYFGGGTPSLWEPRRVGETIEAVDRLFGLAPSCEITLEANPGASEAQRFSELRRSGVNRLSIGVQSFHPAILAGLGRRHSGEEAGDALEKARRAGFENVSLDLIFGGPHQTEAIAEADVRRAIELGPEHISCYGLTLEGLAEDVRLAKDVRRGKVQVADDALQERMGRLVRAALEDAGLRRYEISNFAKAGFESRHNSLYWMGREYVAAGCGAHGYRPVKDGGLRYGNPRKPEAWLEAVEAGRSPEVERDEITRPELFEERIFLGLRLVDGLDLDRAAAETIGAVPPSTRAAVARLVAQGLLEEEGAWIRCTERGMDYHTEVAVQLLPSGDSTVRGEPAASKPLLPII, from the coding sequence TTGGTCTCGTTCGCATCCCGCTTCGGCGTCTACGTACATTTCCCCTACTGCCTCTCGAAATGCCCCTACTGCGACTTCGCCTCGGTGGTCGCCGAGTCGATCCCGCACGAGCGGTACGCCAAGGCGATCGCGGCCGAGCTCGCCCTCCGGGCCGCCGAGCACGGCCGCCCCGAGCACGGCGTGGAGTCGCTCTACTTCGGCGGCGGGACTCCCTCGCTCTGGGAGCCGCGCCGCGTCGGCGAGACCATCGAGGCCGTCGATCGGCTCTTCGGCCTCGCCCCCTCCTGCGAGATCACGCTCGAGGCCAACCCCGGCGCCTCCGAGGCGCAGCGCTTCTCCGAGCTCCGTCGTTCGGGCGTGAACCGACTCTCCATCGGCGTGCAGTCGTTCCATCCGGCGATCCTCGCCGGCCTGGGACGGAGGCACTCCGGGGAGGAGGCGGGCGACGCGTTGGAGAAGGCACGTCGCGCGGGCTTCGAGAACGTCTCCCTGGACCTGATCTTCGGAGGCCCGCACCAGACGGAGGCCATCGCGGAGGCGGACGTGCGCCGCGCGATCGAGCTGGGGCCCGAGCACATATCGTGCTACGGATTGACACTAGAAGGCCTGGCCGAGGACGTGCGCCTGGCAAAGGACGTCCGGCGCGGCAAGGTGCAAGTGGCGGACGACGCCCTCCAGGAACGGATGGGCCGCCTCGTCCGCGCGGCGCTCGAGGACGCCGGCCTCCGGCGCTACGAGATCTCGAACTTTGCGAAGGCGGGGTTCGAGTCCCGGCACAACTCGCTCTACTGGATGGGGAGGGAGTACGTGGCGGCCGGATGCGGCGCCCACGGCTACCGTCCCGTGAAGGACGGCGGGCTCCGCTACGGGAACCCCCGCAAGCCGGAGGCCTGGCTCGAGGCGGTGGAGGCGGGACGGAGCCCCGAGGTCGAGCGAGACGAGATCACGAGGCCCGAGCTCTTCGAGGAGCGGATCTTCCTGGGCCTTCGGCTGGTCGACGGGCTCGATCTCGATCGGGCGGCGGCGGAGACGATCGGCGCGGTCCCCCCCTCGACCCGGGCTGCGGTGGCCCGCCTCGTGGCGCAGGGGCTCCTGGAAGAAGAAGGCGCCTGGATCCGCTGCACCGAGCGTGGAATGGACTACCACACTGAGGTCGCGGTGCAGCTCCTCCCGTCTGGCGACTCGACGGTGAGAGGCGAGCCCGCGGCGAGCAAACCCCTCCTGCCGATCATCTAG
- the thpR gene encoding RNA 2',3'-cyclic phosphodiesterase: protein MRLFVAVDPDDEIRAGIRREVERLRGLSPDSKWVRPEGMHLTLAFLGEIDEPVVPDLEEVVVRVAARHPPITLEGTGGGAFGSAKRPKVLWGGLSGEVGALAALKGDLEQALVPFGYSPETRPFVPHLTLARSRNHYGDHSLAACVSPLEEWELGRFQVGELILYQSVLSPEGAQYTALRRAPLGGASDRPSV, encoded by the coding sequence TTGCGGCTCTTCGTTGCGGTCGATCCGGACGATGAGATCCGGGCGGGGATCCGGCGTGAGGTCGAGCGCCTCCGCGGCCTCTCGCCCGACTCGAAGTGGGTGCGGCCCGAGGGGATGCACCTCACCCTCGCGTTCCTCGGGGAGATCGACGAACCGGTGGTCCCGGATCTCGAGGAGGTGGTGGTGCGGGTCGCCGCCCGCCACCCGCCGATCACCCTCGAAGGAACGGGAGGGGGCGCCTTCGGGAGCGCCAAGCGGCCCAAGGTGCTCTGGGGCGGGTTGTCCGGCGAGGTCGGCGCCCTCGCGGCGCTGAAGGGCGATCTGGAGCAGGCGCTGGTCCCGTTCGGCTACAGCCCCGAGACCCGGCCGTTCGTTCCCCACCTCACGCTCGCCCGCTCACGGAACCACTACGGGGATCACTCCCTGGCCGCTTGCGTGAGTCCGCTCGAGGAGTGGGAGCTCGGGCGTTTCCAGGTGGGGGAACTGATCCTCTACCAGAGCGTCCTCTCGCCCGAGGGCGCTCAATACACCGCGCTCCGTCGGGCGCCGCTGGGCGGCGCCTCGGATCGGCCGAGCGTCTAG
- the glmS gene encoding glutamine--fructose-6-phosphate transaminase (isomerizing) — translation MCGIVGYVGSKEAATLLVEGLRKLEYRGYDSAGVAVLSSNGLEIARAKGKLANLDALLARSPISGTTGIGHTRWATHGKPSDENAHPHRFEKVAVVHNGIIENHIALRDELRAAGHEFASETDTEIFAHLIARELAAGAASLGDAVRSSLESVRGAYALVVTSEDHPSEIVAAKNASPMVLGLGEGENFVASDVPALLSHTRQVIFLEEGEVAEISADRIRLTDLAGKEKTRAAQRIDWSPVMAEKGGHKHFMHKEIHEQPRALADTLRGRFSEDEGDTLVGEVDLDRRTLETVRRITILACGTSWHAGLVGKQLIERLARIPVEVDLASEFRYREPVVDGSVLALAISQSGETIDTLAALREAKRLGARTMAVCNVLGSAIAREADDVLYTHAGPEIGVASTKAFTTQLTALALLAIRLGRLTGHLDAEAGRRWLAALRELPTKVEKALEGEAKVVEVAHAILQARDVLFLGRGPQAPVALEGALKLKEISYIHAEGYAAGEMKHGPIALIETDLPVVVIATKDATYEKTIGNIEEVRARGGKVVAIVTEGDTHVRSIADHVIEVPDCVPLLMPVVTSIPLQLLAYHVADLRGTDVDQPRNLAKSVTVE, via the coding sequence ATGTGCGGCATCGTCGGGTACGTGGGAAGCAAGGAGGCGGCGACGCTCCTCGTGGAGGGGCTCCGCAAGCTCGAATATCGGGGATACGACTCTGCCGGCGTGGCGGTCCTGAGCTCGAATGGCCTCGAGATCGCGCGCGCCAAGGGAAAGCTCGCGAACCTCGACGCGCTCCTCGCGCGCTCGCCCATCTCGGGGACCACCGGGATCGGCCACACCCGCTGGGCCACGCACGGCAAGCCCTCCGACGAGAACGCGCACCCGCATCGCTTCGAGAAGGTCGCGGTCGTCCACAACGGGATCATCGAGAACCACATCGCGCTCCGGGACGAGCTCCGCGCGGCCGGGCACGAGTTCGCGAGCGAGACGGACACCGAGATCTTTGCGCACCTCATCGCCCGTGAGCTCGCCGCCGGCGCCGCTTCCTTGGGCGACGCCGTCCGCTCGTCTCTGGAGAGCGTCCGCGGCGCGTACGCGCTCGTCGTCACCTCCGAGGATCATCCCAGCGAGATCGTCGCAGCGAAGAACGCTTCGCCGATGGTGCTGGGCCTGGGGGAGGGCGAGAACTTCGTCGCCTCCGACGTCCCCGCGCTCCTCTCGCACACGCGGCAGGTGATCTTCCTCGAGGAGGGCGAGGTCGCGGAGATCTCCGCCGACCGGATCCGCCTCACGGATCTCGCGGGCAAGGAGAAGACCCGGGCCGCGCAGCGAATCGACTGGTCGCCCGTGATGGCCGAGAAGGGCGGGCACAAGCACTTCATGCACAAGGAGATCCACGAGCAGCCGCGCGCCCTCGCCGACACCCTTCGGGGCCGGTTCAGCGAGGACGAGGGCGACACGCTCGTGGGAGAGGTCGACCTCGACCGTCGAACGCTCGAGACCGTCCGGCGGATCACGATCCTCGCCTGCGGTACGAGCTGGCACGCGGGCCTGGTGGGGAAGCAGCTCATCGAGCGCCTCGCGCGGATCCCCGTGGAGGTCGATCTCGCTTCGGAGTTCCGCTACCGCGAGCCGGTCGTCGACGGCTCCGTCCTGGCCCTCGCGATCTCGCAGTCGGGCGAGACCATCGACACCCTCGCGGCCCTCCGCGAGGCGAAGCGCCTCGGCGCCCGGACGATGGCGGTCTGCAACGTCCTTGGCTCGGCGATCGCCCGCGAGGCGGACGACGTCCTCTACACCCACGCTGGACCCGAGATCGGCGTCGCCTCGACCAAGGCCTTCACCACGCAGCTCACCGCCCTGGCACTGCTGGCGATCCGCCTCGGCAGGCTGACCGGCCACCTCGACGCCGAGGCGGGCCGTCGCTGGCTCGCCGCGCTCCGGGAGCTGCCGACCAAGGTCGAGAAGGCGCTTGAGGGCGAGGCGAAGGTGGTCGAGGTCGCCCACGCTATTCTCCAGGCCCGCGACGTGCTCTTCCTCGGACGCGGCCCCCAGGCGCCGGTCGCGCTGGAGGGCGCGCTCAAGCTCAAGGAGATCTCGTACATCCACGCCGAGGGCTACGCGGCTGGCGAGATGAAGCACGGGCCCATCGCGCTCATCGAGACGGATCTCCCGGTGGTGGTGATCGCGACCAAGGACGCGACCTACGAGAAGACCATCGGGAACATCGAGGAGGTGCGGGCCCGCGGTGGCAAGGTCGTCGCGATCGTCACCGAGGGCGACACCCACGTCCGCTCGATCGCCGATCACGTGATCGAGGTCCCGGACTGCGTTCCGCTGCTCATGCCCGTGGTCACGAGCATCCCGCTCCAGCTCCTGGCCTACCACGTGGCCGACCTCCGCGGCACGGACGTGGACCAGCCTCGCAACCTCGCCAAGAGCGTGACGGTCGAGTAG